Proteins from one Malania oleifera isolate guangnan ecotype guangnan chromosome 4, ASM2987363v1, whole genome shotgun sequence genomic window:
- the LOC131153966 gene encoding pectinesterase inhibitor 2-like — MDTKLISILIFTITMVLATPHGGSATDDVIAQACNRAMYKDFCVALLKSDPESENADLPTLGTIALKLARSNATYIQNDIQKLLNPNSNPSLKLSLHDCAENYEEAGDHLQESVSAFGSKRYNDVLTWVSAAMGNADSCAEGFKDLKRQSPIAAMNENFNKLCSSVLAIVNVIAER, encoded by the coding sequence atgGACACGAAGCTTATCTCAATTCTCATCTTCACCATCACCATGGTTCTCGCCACCCCCCACGGTGGATCCGCCACCGACGACGTCATCGCCCAAGCCTGCAACCGTGCCATGTACAAGGACTTCTGCGTTGCTCTTCTCAAATCTGACCCCGAGTCCGAGAACGCAGACCTTCCCACTCTAGGGACAATAGCGCTTAAGCTTGCACGATCAAACGCCACCTATATCCAAAACGACATACAAAAGTTGCTCAACCCGAATTCTAACCCTTCCCTAAAGCTCAGTCTCCACGACTGCGCCGAGAACTACGAGGAGGCAGGCGACCATCTGCAGGAATCAGTCTCGGCCTTTGGTTCTAAACGCTACAACGATGTGCTGACGTGGGTGTCAGCGGCCATGGGCAATGCGGATTCGTGTGCGGAAGGGTTTAAGGATCTGAAACGACAATCTCCGATAGCCGCGATGAATGAGAATTTTAACAAGTTGTGCAGCAGTGTTTTGGCCATAGTCAATGTCATCGCCGAGCGCTAA